One Orrella dioscoreae genomic window carries:
- the xth gene encoding exodeoxyribonuclease III: protein MKLATWNVNSLNVRLPQVLDWLRDNPVDALGLQELKLTDDKFPQQAFTDIGYHAVWTGQKTYNGVAILSREPGEDVTRDIGNYTDIQRRVIATTLPSPAGPVRVVCVYCPNGQALDSDKYVYKLEWFLALRDWLKSELARYPRLAVLGDYNIAPADEDVHDPAKWEGGVHVSPPERDALKQLIGLGLSDAFRLFEQPPKSFSWWDYRMMGFRRNAGLRIDHILLSDPLREVCTACDIDKGPRGNTQPSDHTPVIATLTF, encoded by the coding sequence GTGAAACTAGCCACCTGGAACGTGAACTCCCTGAATGTGCGCCTGCCGCAGGTGCTGGACTGGCTGCGCGACAACCCCGTCGATGCGCTGGGCCTGCAGGAGCTCAAGCTCACCGACGACAAGTTCCCGCAGCAGGCCTTCACCGACATCGGCTATCACGCGGTCTGGACCGGCCAGAAAACCTATAACGGCGTGGCCATCCTGTCGCGCGAGCCGGGCGAGGACGTCACGCGCGACATCGGCAACTACACCGATATCCAGCGCCGCGTCATCGCCACCACCCTGCCCTCGCCGGCCGGCCCCGTGCGCGTCGTCTGCGTCTATTGCCCTAACGGCCAGGCCCTGGACAGCGACAAGTACGTCTACAAGCTGGAATGGTTCCTGGCCCTGCGCGACTGGCTGAAAAGCGAGCTTGCGCGTTACCCGCGGCTGGCGGTGCTGGGCGACTACAACATCGCGCCCGCCGACGAGGACGTGCACGACCCGGCCAAGTGGGAAGGCGGCGTGCATGTCTCGCCGCCCGAGCGCGACGCGTTGAAGCAGTTGATCGGCCTGGGCCTGTCGGACGCCTTCCGCCTCTTCGAGCAGCCGCCCAAGTCCTTCAGCTGGTGGGATTACCGGATGATGGGTTTCCGCCGCAACGCGGGCCTGCGCATCGACCACATCCTGCTGTCGGACCCGCTGCGCGAGGTGTGCACGGCCTGCGACATCGACAAGGGCCCGCGCGGCAACACGCAGCCGTCGGATCACACCCCTGTCATCGCAACGCTGACGTTCTAA
- a CDS encoding DUF418 domain-containing protein translates to MTSADSRLPTLDVLRGFALFGILQVNIMLFASAYYGLSGSDDVPPWGVLVSLVFEFKFYLLFSFLFGYGVALQLASRQARGLAGPGAMPRRLIGLFVLGVAHGVLLYPGDILTTYAVLGALLLAAHAWPTRRRVGGAVVLTLASAALWLGIAALAWQFPDIGKDTAVFDEAEAALAAYRGTPMSVITQNVETLGEMAWVILLVQGPGAFAMFLLGTVAAARGLLASEDAWRAWLPRACRLGLAVGLPGAVFYAYTAHFLSASPWVSVGLAVAMVTAPCLTLGWSGLVLIALDRARGHAWALRLSALMTAAGRMSLTNYLAQSLACAFIFHAYGLALIDRVPLALAGGLGLLIYGAQMLASRWWLQRYRHGPVEWLLRAWTHGQLPPWRLPAKAQGD, encoded by the coding sequence ATGACTTCTGCTGACTCCCGTCTTCCCACACTCGATGTCCTGCGCGGCTTTGCCCTCTTCGGCATCCTGCAGGTCAACATCATGCTGTTCGCGTCGGCGTATTACGGCCTGTCGGGCAGCGACGACGTCCCGCCCTGGGGCGTGCTGGTGTCGCTGGTCTTCGAGTTCAAGTTCTACCTGCTGTTCTCCTTCCTGTTCGGCTATGGCGTGGCCTTGCAGCTTGCCAGCCGGCAGGCGCGCGGACTGGCGGGGCCGGGCGCGATGCCGCGCCGCCTCATTGGCTTGTTCGTGCTGGGCGTGGCGCACGGCGTGCTGCTGTATCCCGGAGACATCCTGACCACCTATGCCGTGCTGGGCGCGTTGTTATTGGCCGCGCATGCTTGGCCAACGCGCCGCCGGGTGGGGGGGGCGGTGGTGCTGACGCTGGCCAGCGCCGCGCTGTGGCTCGGCATCGCGGCGCTGGCGTGGCAGTTCCCGGACATCGGCAAGGACACGGCGGTGTTCGACGAGGCGGAGGCGGCGCTGGCGGCCTACCGCGGCACGCCGATGTCGGTCATCACACAGAACGTGGAAACCCTGGGAGAGATGGCGTGGGTCATCCTGCTGGTGCAGGGGCCTGGGGCGTTCGCGATGTTCCTGTTGGGAACGGTGGCCGCGGCGCGCGGGCTGCTGGCCAGCGAGGACGCCTGGCGGGCCTGGCTGCCGCGTGCCTGCCGGCTGGGCCTGGCGGTGGGACTGCCCGGCGCCGTGTTCTACGCCTATACGGCGCACTTCCTGTCCGCGTCCCCCTGGGTCAGCGTGGGCCTGGCGGTGGCAATGGTGACCGCGCCATGCCTGACGCTGGGCTGGTCGGGGCTGGTGCTGATCGCGCTGGATCGCGCGCGGGGCCATGCCTGGGCGTTGCGCTTGTCGGCGTTGATGACGGCGGCCGGCCGCATGTCGCTGACGAACTACCTGGCGCAATCGCTCGCCTGCGCGTTCATCTTCCACGCCTACGGGCTGGCGCTGATCGACCGCGTGCCCCTGGCGCTGGCGGGAGGCCTGGGGCTGCTGATCTATGGCGCGCAGATGCTGGCCAGCCGGTGGTGGCTGCAACGCTACCGCCACGGCCCCGTGGAGTGGCTGTTGCGCGCCTGGACCCACGGCCAGTTGCCGCCCTGGCGCCTGCCCGCCAAGGCGCAGGGGGATTAG
- a CDS encoding TIGR04222 domain-containing membrane protein — MPANPLLWPGPTFLAAYLMLAVLVVLGFRVWLKERMARRADPALEGTLLSDPYALAYLRGGAQEVVRVAAFMLLDRELLKVDAQRKVVAAPFADTSGLREIERQVLARFQTPTSMFTFLAQQAWAEDVCKDYREGLVRSGMLNGPDPTVSAVYWGLVVAMVGLAIVKVAHALAEGRSNVLFLSGAAILFWVFLRPWRRRMTPRGTQALQEQQVLMAGLRRGSPKRMRRNKDDVVWVASVFGLAGLTVTAFPALAYLGYTSAPAGAGGAGASSGGSTSSTGCGGGSADSGSSSGGSGCGGCGGGGGD, encoded by the coding sequence TTGCCCGCCAATCCGCTACTCTGGCCCGGTCCCACTTTTCTGGCCGCCTACCTGATGCTGGCCGTATTGGTGGTGCTCGGATTTCGCGTCTGGCTGAAGGAAAGGATGGCAAGACGCGCGGATCCGGCCCTGGAAGGCACCTTGCTGTCCGATCCCTATGCGCTGGCTTACCTGCGCGGCGGCGCGCAGGAGGTCGTGCGTGTCGCGGCTTTCATGCTGCTGGATCGCGAACTGCTCAAGGTGGATGCGCAACGCAAGGTGGTGGCTGCTCCCTTTGCCGACACGAGCGGCTTGCGGGAGATAGAGCGTCAGGTGCTGGCGCGTTTCCAGACGCCGACCAGCATGTTCACGTTCCTGGCGCAGCAGGCCTGGGCCGAGGACGTATGCAAGGATTATCGCGAGGGGCTTGTCCGTAGCGGCATGCTGAATGGTCCTGATCCGACCGTCAGCGCGGTGTACTGGGGACTGGTGGTGGCAATGGTGGGCCTGGCAATCGTCAAGGTCGCGCATGCGCTGGCCGAAGGGCGCAGCAACGTGTTGTTCCTGTCGGGGGCCGCCATCCTGTTCTGGGTCTTCCTGCGGCCCTGGCGTCGGCGCATGACACCGCGTGGCACGCAGGCCCTGCAGGAGCAGCAGGTGCTGATGGCCGGCCTGCGACGCGGCTCGCCCAAGCGCATGCGCCGCAACAAGGACGACGTGGTCTGGGTGGCTTCCGTCTTTGGCCTGGCGGGCCTGACCGTCACGGCCTTTCCTGCATTGGCCTATCTGGGCTACACCAGCGCCCCCGCGGGAGCGGGTGGGGCAGGCGCGTCCTCGGGAGGCAGCACCAGTTCGACCGGCTGCGGCGGCGGCAGTGCCGACAGCGGCAGCAGCAGCGGCGGCAGCGGATGTGGAGGTTGCGGAGGCGGTGGGGGTGACTGA
- a CDS encoding DMT family transporter has product MQPAAATPVPSLAREFALLFVLATLWGASYSFIKIGVATIPPVTLIAARTLIAGAILLAVMRWQGLRLPTDATTWRRFLFQACLNSVVPFTLIAWAELTVDAGLATILNSTSPIFAFLLTALITRHEVVNGRRVFGVVAGLLGTSLIVGVQALDGLGRELLAQIAVVAATVCYAGAAIFGRSFKGLHPILPAAGSMLCGAAILIPASLIVDHPWTLAPSGASLLALLGLSVFSTALAFVIYFRLVHTLGAIGTTSVAYLRVPIGVGIGVLFLGEQLGATAWIGLVCVVAGVIAMTWPARAKS; this is encoded by the coding sequence ATGCAGCCGGCCGCCGCCACCCCCGTCCCCAGCCTTGCCCGCGAATTCGCGCTCCTGTTTGTGCTGGCCACGCTGTGGGGCGCGTCGTACAGCTTCATCAAGATCGGGGTGGCCACCATCCCGCCCGTCACGCTGATTGCCGCGCGCACGCTCATCGCCGGTGCGATCCTGCTCGCGGTCATGCGCTGGCAGGGCCTGCGCCTGCCCACGGACGCCACCACCTGGAGGCGCTTCCTGTTCCAGGCCTGCCTGAACAGCGTCGTCCCCTTCACGCTGATCGCCTGGGCCGAGCTCACGGTGGACGCCGGCCTGGCAACCATCCTCAATTCGACCTCGCCCATCTTCGCCTTCCTCTTGACGGCACTGATCACCCGGCACGAAGTCGTGAACGGGCGCAGGGTCTTCGGCGTGGTCGCGGGTCTGCTGGGTACCAGCCTCATTGTTGGCGTCCAGGCGCTGGACGGATTGGGCAGGGAGCTGCTGGCGCAGATCGCCGTTGTCGCCGCCACGGTCTGCTACGCCGGCGCCGCCATCTTCGGCAGGTCGTTCAAAGGGCTGCATCCGATCCTGCCGGCGGCGGGTTCCATGCTGTGCGGCGCGGCCATCCTGATTCCCGCGAGCCTGATCGTGGACCATCCCTGGACGCTGGCGCCGTCGGGCGCCTCCCTCCTTGCGTTGCTCGGCCTGTCGGTCTTCTCGACCGCGCTGGCCTTCGTGATCTATTTCCGCCTGGTGCACACGCTGGGCGCCATCGGCACCACGTCGGTCGCCTACCTGCGCGTGCCCATCGGCGTGGGCATCGGCGTGCTGTTCCTTGGCGAGCAACTGGGCGCCACCGCCTGGATAGGGCTCGTCTGCGTCGTGGCCGGCGTCATCGCCATGACCTGGCCGGCCCGCGCCAAGTCCTGA
- a CDS encoding DUF692 domain-containing protein, with protein sequence MTETGVSPLPRRRAAAIDRVGMGWRPALAAGIQQHRARIDVLEVIADDWFDAPAGDVRALASLAARVPVVLHAVGLGLASAHPVDSTRLADMARLVEAVRPLAWSEHLAFVRADGIEIGHLAAPPRTAATVAGTLENLSRARAVVGSLPWLENIASLVAPPASSLPEADWVSAILAGSGARLLLDLHNLYANALNAGRDPITDLEALPLDRVACVHVSGGRWVDAPGASTRRLLDDHLHDPPEAMTALLAHLAALTPQPLTVILERDGRYPDMAVLLDQLDALRAALASGRAQGRAAAAPPPGAGGIGVAPDLQAGQRLESLLARVYGGHTDCQDFLRDPQAAALAAGCAPADAEQLMRIDRDGLLHAVHSFGHKRAARARPANH encoded by the coding sequence GTGACTGAGACAGGCGTCTCGCCTTTGCCTCGCCGCCGCGCCGCGGCGATCGACCGCGTGGGCATGGGCTGGCGGCCGGCGCTGGCGGCGGGCATCCAGCAGCATCGTGCGCGCATCGACGTGCTGGAAGTGATTGCCGACGACTGGTTCGACGCGCCCGCCGGAGACGTGCGCGCGCTGGCGAGCCTGGCCGCGCGCGTGCCGGTGGTGCTGCATGCGGTGGGCCTGGGATTGGCCTCCGCCCATCCCGTGGACAGTACGCGGCTGGCAGACATGGCGAGGCTCGTCGAGGCCGTGCGGCCCCTGGCCTGGTCGGAACACCTGGCGTTCGTGCGGGCCGATGGCATCGAGATCGGGCACTTGGCCGCGCCACCGCGCACGGCGGCAACCGTGGCCGGCACGCTGGAGAATCTATCCCGCGCGCGTGCCGTGGTGGGCAGCCTGCCCTGGCTGGAGAACATTGCGTCGCTGGTGGCGCCGCCCGCCAGCAGCCTGCCCGAAGCGGACTGGGTAAGCGCCATCCTGGCGGGCTCGGGCGCCCGCCTGCTGCTGGACCTGCACAACCTGTACGCCAACGCGCTCAACGCGGGACGGGATCCGATCACCGACCTGGAGGCCTTGCCGCTGGATCGCGTGGCCTGCGTGCACGTATCGGGCGGACGCTGGGTGGACGCGCCGGGCGCCAGCACGCGGCGCCTGCTGGATGACCACCTGCATGATCCGCCCGAGGCCATGACGGCCTTGCTGGCACACTTGGCGGCGCTGACGCCGCAGCCGCTGACGGTAATCCTGGAGCGCGATGGCAGGTATCCGGACATGGCCGTACTGCTGGATCAACTGGATGCCTTGCGTGCGGCCCTGGCCAGCGGCAGGGCGCAGGGCAGGGCCGCAGCAGCCCCGCCGCCTGGTGCTGGCGGCATCGGCGTGGCGCCGGACCTGCAGGCCGGGCAACGCCTGGAGTCCCTGTTGGCACGCGTCTATGGCGGCCACACGGATTGCCAGGATTTCCTGCGCGATCCGCAGGCGGCCGCGCTGGCAGCAGGCTGCGCGCCCGCCGATGCCGAGCAGTTGATGCGCATCGATCGCGACGGCCTGCTGCACGCCGTGCACAGCTTCGGCCACAAGCGCGCGGCGCGCGCCAGGCCGGCCAATCACTGA
- a CDS encoding SDR family oxidoreductase → MQVHADQTLTTARHALVTGASRGIGRDIALRLAADGHDVTVNYRAGAADADETVAAIQALGRRAVAIPADVAQPADVARLFDEASATLGPVHAVVHNAGVMQNAPISPDTLEVFDRTIAANLRGAYLVLAEAARRLTQGARIVAVSTSVIALSPPGYGAYIASKAGVEGLVRVLAQELRGRGITVNAVAPGPVETALFMTGKTDAQVEHLRKLPPLQRLGQPEDIARVVSFLLGPDAAWVNSQVLRANGGFA, encoded by the coding sequence ATGCAAGTCCACGCAGACCAGACCCTGACCACCGCCCGCCATGCGCTCGTCACCGGCGCCTCGCGGGGTATCGGCCGTGACATCGCGCTGCGCCTGGCGGCCGATGGGCATGACGTCACCGTCAACTATCGCGCCGGAGCCGCCGACGCCGACGAGACCGTCGCCGCCATCCAGGCCCTGGGCCGCCGTGCCGTGGCGATCCCGGCCGATGTCGCGCAGCCCGCGGACGTCGCCCGGCTGTTCGACGAAGCAAGCGCCACGCTGGGGCCGGTGCATGCCGTCGTCCACAATGCGGGCGTCATGCAGAACGCGCCCATCTCGCCCGACACGCTTGAGGTCTTCGACCGCACCATCGCGGCGAACCTGCGCGGCGCCTATCTCGTGCTGGCCGAAGCCGCCCGCCGCCTGACGCAGGGCGCACGCATCGTCGCGGTGTCCACCAGCGTCATCGCCTTGTCGCCGCCGGGGTATGGCGCCTACATCGCGTCCAAGGCGGGCGTCGAAGGCCTGGTGCGCGTGCTGGCGCAGGAACTGCGCGGCCGCGGCATCACGGTCAATGCCGTGGCCCCGGGTCCCGTGGAAACCGCGCTCTTCATGACCGGCAAGACGGATGCGCAGGTCGAACACCTGCGCAAGCTGCCGCCGCTGCAACGCCTGGGCCAACCGGAGGACATCGCCCGCGTGGTCAGTTTCCTGCTGGGCCCCGATGCCGCCTGGGTCAATTCGCAAGTGCTGCGCGCCAACGGCGGTTTCGCCTGA
- the egtB gene encoding ergothioneine biosynthesis protein EgtB: MHATRPTLQITPAWQGQQHYLAVRTYSLALAAPLSAEDQCVQSMPDASPTKWHLAHTTWFFETMILRPHASGYRVFDPSFHYLFNSYYEALGPRHPRPQRGLLTRPALDEVLAYRRHVDDAMQQLLESADAALWSSIAPLLSLGLQHEQQHQELILTDILHALWCNPLLPAYQPEPEPLVCLVAQPKPLRWLAFEGGLADIGGQLPDDGFVFDNETPRHTALLHPYALADRLVSCGDFESFIADGGYHRAELWLSEGWARVQQENWQAPAYWLSSGDPRLAARTRHTGWHVFGLQGVKPLRPEEPVSQLSFYEACAYAEWAGARLPTEFEWEAACGTAGLTGMCDQVWQWTRSSYDPYPGFKPQPGVASEYNGKFMVGQLVLRGGSVATPPGHTRPSYRNFFPPATRWQFSGLRLAKDL; encoded by the coding sequence ATGCACGCCACCCGCCCCACCCTGCAGATCACGCCCGCCTGGCAAGGCCAGCAGCATTACCTGGCCGTGCGCACCTACAGCCTTGCACTGGCCGCGCCGCTCTCGGCCGAAGACCAATGCGTGCAGTCCATGCCGGATGCCAGCCCCACCAAGTGGCACCTGGCGCACACCACCTGGTTCTTCGAGACGATGATCCTGCGGCCCCATGCCAGCGGCTATCGGGTCTTCGATCCCAGCTTCCACTATCTGTTCAACTCCTATTACGAAGCGCTGGGGCCGCGCCATCCCCGGCCGCAGCGCGGCCTGCTGACGCGCCCGGCGCTGGACGAGGTGCTGGCCTACCGGCGCCACGTCGACGACGCCATGCAGCAGTTGCTGGAATCGGCCGATGCGGCACTGTGGAGCAGCATCGCGCCCCTGCTGTCGCTGGGGCTGCAACACGAGCAGCAGCACCAGGAACTGATCCTGACCGACATCCTGCACGCGCTCTGGTGCAATCCGCTGCTGCCTGCCTATCAACCGGAGCCCGAGCCGCTCGTGTGCCTGGTGGCGCAGCCCAAGCCGCTGCGCTGGCTGGCCTTCGAAGGCGGACTGGCCGACATCGGCGGCCAGTTGCCCGATGACGGCTTCGTCTTCGACAACGAGACGCCCCGCCATACGGCGCTGCTGCACCCATACGCGCTGGCCGACAGGCTGGTGAGCTGTGGCGATTTCGAGAGTTTCATTGCCGATGGCGGCTACCACCGCGCCGAGCTGTGGCTGTCGGAAGGCTGGGCACGCGTGCAGCAGGAAAACTGGCAGGCGCCCGCTTATTGGCTGTCTTCCGGCGATCCGCGCCTGGCGGCGCGCACGCGTCACACGGGCTGGCATGTGTTCGGCCTGCAGGGCGTGAAGCCCTTGCGGCCCGAAGAGCCGGTCTCGCAACTGAGTTTCTATGAAGCCTGCGCCTATGCCGAATGGGCCGGCGCGCGCCTGCCGACCGAGTTCGAATGGGAGGCCGCTTGCGGCACCGCGGGGCTCACGGGCATGTGCGACCAGGTGTGGCAGTGGACCCGTTCCTCCTATGACCCCTATCCGGGCTTCAAGCCGCAGCCGGGCGTGGCATCGGAATACAACGGCAAGTTCATGGTGGGCCAGCTGGTGCTGCGCGGCGGCAGCGTCGCCACCCCGCCAGGACACACGCGGCCCAGCTATCGCAACTTCTTCCCGCCGGCGACGCGCTGGCAATTCTCGGGCCTGCGCCTGGCCAAGGATCTCTGA
- the egtD gene encoding L-histidine N(alpha)-methyltransferase gives MNPPALAHATPPRISDFEHDLLEGLSQPVRAISPKYFYDARGSALFDEICELPEYYPTRTELGILAAHAPEMAARIGADADLVEFGAGSLNKVGQLLAALQARNAMPRYVPIDISGEHLGAAVQSLRARLPGLDVTPVVADYTRAFTLPAQHAGRRRIGFFPGSTLGNFAPGEALAFLRQAARLLRGGSLLIGVDLVKDPALLHAAYNDAQGVTAAFNLNLLRRANSELGTDFDLDGYAHHALYHPGLRRIEMHLVSRRAQTVTVAGQRFDFDEGESLHTESSHKFTVHGLRALASQAGFRPGPVWTDPDRRFSVHWLDAPAAMLHH, from the coding sequence ATGAACCCGCCTGCCCTTGCCCACGCCACGCCGCCGCGGATCAGCGATTTCGAGCACGACCTGCTGGAAGGCCTGTCGCAACCCGTGCGCGCCATCTCGCCGAAGTATTTCTATGATGCGCGCGGCTCGGCGCTGTTCGACGAGATCTGCGAATTGCCGGAGTACTACCCCACCCGCACCGAGCTGGGCATCCTGGCCGCGCACGCCCCGGAGATGGCCGCGCGCATCGGCGCCGATGCCGACCTGGTCGAATTCGGTGCGGGTTCCTTGAACAAGGTGGGCCAGTTGCTGGCCGCGCTGCAGGCGCGCAACGCGATGCCGCGCTACGTGCCCATCGACATCTCGGGCGAGCACCTGGGCGCGGCCGTGCAAAGCCTGCGCGCCCGCCTGCCGGGTCTGGACGTGACACCCGTGGTGGCCGACTATACCCGGGCCTTCACCCTGCCCGCGCAGCACGCCGGCCGCCGGCGTATCGGTTTCTTCCCCGGCTCCACGCTGGGCAACTTCGCGCCTGGTGAGGCGCTGGCCTTCCTGCGCCAGGCGGCAAGGCTGCTGCGCGGCGGCAGCCTGCTCATCGGCGTCGACCTGGTGAAGGATCCGGCGCTGCTGCATGCCGCCTACAACGACGCGCAAGGCGTCACCGCCGCCTTCAACCTGAACCTGCTGCGGCGCGCCAACAGCGAGCTGGGCACGGATTTCGACCTCGATGGCTATGCGCATCATGCGCTGTACCACCCCGGCTTGCGCCGCATCGAAATGCATCTGGTCAGCCGCCGCGCCCAGACGGTGACGGTGGCGGGACAGCGCTTCGATTTCGACGAGGGCGAGTCGCTGCACACGGAAAGCTCGCACAAGTTCACGGTGCACGGCCTGCGCGCGCTGGCAAGCCAGGCGGGCTTCCGGCCCGGCCCCGTGTGGACGGACCCGGACCGGCGCTTCAGCGTCCACTGGCTGGACGCGCCGGCGGCCATGCTGCATCACTGA
- a CDS encoding lysine N(6)-hydroxylase/L-ornithine N(5)-oxygenase family protein → MNRDTYDFLAIGLGPFNLGLACLSAPLPGVRALFLERKSGFDWHPGMLIQDSTLQNPFLADLVSLADPRSEFSYLNYCKQTGRIYSYYMRENHYLSRAEYNRYCQWAVSRLPNLRFGTEVHSVLRDPDTDTYLVSGQHAGTGERFMLRARKLVLGLGTQPTLPSFCNPAEAPYVHSADYLRAKAELQKKRSITVVGSGQSAGEVFHDLLRDSDKHAYSLAWITRSPRFFQMENTKLTLELISPDYTDYFFGLPEARQRQVLTQQNSLYKGMNATLINQIYDLLDQKIQAGDRRYTLTTNAELRASRHDPATGLYHLDFHHVDYGTDYRHVTDGLVLATGYTQAVPAFLNPIRDRIRWRADGRYRVARNYSIDQHGGEIFVQNGGLMGHGVSSPDLGFCCHRNSQILREITGVEHYKVEERIALQDFVPPLSGVLNHRGTAPIRATDDMAASV, encoded by the coding sequence ATGAACCGCGACACCTATGACTTCCTTGCCATCGGCCTGGGCCCCTTCAACCTGGGCCTGGCCTGCCTGAGCGCGCCGCTGCCCGGCGTGCGCGCCCTCTTCCTCGAACGCAAGTCGGGCTTCGACTGGCATCCCGGCATGCTGATCCAGGACTCGACGCTGCAGAACCCTTTCCTGGCCGACCTGGTCAGCCTGGCCGATCCGCGCAGCGAATTCAGCTACCTGAACTACTGCAAGCAGACCGGGCGCATCTATTCGTACTACATGCGCGAGAACCACTACCTGAGCCGCGCCGAGTACAACCGCTATTGCCAGTGGGCCGTGTCCCGCCTGCCCAATCTGCGCTTCGGCACCGAGGTGCACAGCGTGCTGCGCGACCCCGACACGGACACCTACCTGGTCAGCGGCCAGCACGCGGGCACCGGCGAACGCTTCATGCTGCGGGCGCGCAAGCTGGTGCTGGGCCTGGGCACCCAGCCCACGCTGCCCAGCTTCTGCAACCCTGCCGAAGCGCCTTATGTGCACAGCGCCGACTACTTGCGCGCCAAGGCCGAACTGCAGAAGAAGCGCTCCATCACGGTGGTGGGCAGCGGCCAGAGCGCGGGCGAGGTCTTCCACGACCTGCTGCGCGACAGCGACAAGCACGCCTACAGCCTTGCCTGGATCACGCGCTCGCCGCGCTTCTTCCAGATGGAGAACACCAAGCTCACGCTGGAACTGATTTCGCCCGACTACACCGACTATTTCTTCGGCCTGCCCGAGGCGCGCCAGCGCCAGGTGCTGACCCAGCAGAACAGCCTGTACAAGGGCATGAACGCCACGCTGATCAACCAGATCTACGACCTGCTGGACCAGAAGATACAGGCCGGCGACCGCCGCTACACCCTGACCACCAACGCCGAGCTGCGCGCCAGCCGGCACGACCCCGCGACGGGGCTCTACCACCTGGACTTCCATCACGTGGACTATGGCACGGACTACCGGCACGTCACGGACGGGCTGGTGCTGGCCACGGGCTACACGCAGGCCGTGCCGGCCTTCCTGAACCCCATCCGCGACCGCATCCGCTGGCGCGCCGACGGCCGCTATCGCGTTGCCCGCAACTACAGCATCGACCAGCACGGCGGCGAGATCTTCGTGCAGAACGGCGGGCTGATGGGCCACGGCGTCAGCAGCCCCGACCTGGGCTTCTGCTGCCATCGCAACTCGCAGATCCTGCGCGAGATCACCGGTGTCGAACACTACAAGGTCGAGGAACGCATCGCCCTGCAGGATTTCGTGCCGCCGCTCTCGGGCGTGCTGAATCACCGCGGCACGGCGCCGATCCGCGCCACCGACGACATGGCGGCCAGCGTATGA
- a CDS encoding LysR family transcriptional regulator yields MDRLDTLQLFVRIVELGSFTLAAQAQGIPRATATHAIKALETRLGARLLARTTRQVRPTLDGQAFHARCLRVLQELDDAESALRATAESPRGTLRLDLHGVHATHIILPRIGEFHARHPRIELVISCGDRLVDLVGEGIDCVVRAGQPRDSTLVARRLANMPEILCASPDYLARHGTPQHPDELPAHQAVGFFSRGNASRYPFSVWRDGEIATFEASGWMSVSDAHSYTEAALAGCGLIQVPHFRVAPFLEAGTLVQVLPQWRCPELPVSVLYPFHRQLVPRLRVFVDWLTEIYAARFGLPRASD; encoded by the coding sequence ATGGACCGTCTCGATACCTTGCAACTCTTCGTGCGCATTGTCGAACTGGGCAGCTTCACGCTGGCCGCCCAGGCGCAAGGCATTCCCCGCGCCACGGCCACGCATGCCATCAAGGCGCTGGAAACCCGGCTGGGCGCACGCCTGCTGGCGCGCACCACGCGCCAGGTCCGGCCCACGCTGGATGGCCAGGCCTTCCACGCGCGCTGCCTGCGGGTGCTGCAGGAACTGGACGATGCCGAGTCGGCCTTGCGTGCCACGGCCGAAAGCCCGCGCGGCACCTTGCGCCTGGATTTGCACGGTGTGCACGCCACCCACATCATCCTGCCGCGCATCGGCGAATTCCACGCGCGGCATCCGCGCATCGAACTCGTCATCAGTTGCGGCGACCGCCTGGTCGACCTGGTGGGCGAGGGCATCGACTGCGTGGTGCGGGCCGGCCAGCCACGCGACTCCACGCTGGTGGCGCGGCGCCTGGCCAACATGCCCGAGATCCTGTGCGCCAGCCCCGATTACCTGGCGCGCCACGGCACGCCGCAGCATCCCGACGAACTGCCCGCGCACCAGGCGGTGGGCTTCTTCTCGCGCGGCAATGCCAGCCGCTATCCCTTTTCCGTGTGGCGGGATGGCGAAATCGCCACCTTCGAGGCCTCGGGCTGGATGAGCGTGAGCGATGCCCACAGCTACACCGAGGCCGCCTTGGCCGGCTGCGGCCTCATCCAGGTGCCGCATTTTCGCGTGGCGCCGTTCCTGGAGGCGGGCACGCTGGTGCAGGTGCTGCCCCAGTGGCGCTGCCCGGAACTGCCCGTTTCCGTCCTGTATCCCTTTCATCGTCAGCTGGTGCCGCGGCTGAGGGTGTTCGTGGACTGGTTGACTGAAATCTACGCGGCGCGTTTCGGCCTGCCCCGAGCCTCGGACTAG